The following proteins are encoded in a genomic region of Chryseobacterium cucumeris:
- a CDS encoding adenosylcobinamide-GDP ribazoletransferase: protein MKAIKNELIYFATALMFFTRIPVPFTIPYSSEIMNKSQKYFAWVGLIVGSINALVLYLSTLLFNLEIGIVVMMISNVLLTGAFHEDGFTDMCDSFGGGYGKEKILTIMKDSRVGAYGTIGIILLFALKFYSIQTLGMSNPVGVLLIVILGHTVSRFIAGTMIYTHEYVTDIDVSKSKPLANKPLDKMALLVGFISVLIAFALVQDWYLIFAFALAYLGKIYMGWYFKKHIGGYTGDCLGSVQQVCEVLFYLGTIIVWKFI, encoded by the coding sequence ATGAAAGCTATAAAAAATGAACTGATTTACTTTGCAACGGCACTCATGTTTTTCACTAGAATTCCGGTTCCGTTTACCATTCCGTACTCCAGCGAGATTATGAATAAATCTCAGAAATATTTTGCCTGGGTAGGTTTGATTGTAGGGTCCATCAACGCTTTGGTTCTTTATCTTTCTACACTGCTTTTTAATCTTGAAATCGGGATTGTTGTAATGATGATTTCCAATGTTTTGCTGACCGGAGCTTTTCATGAAGATGGCTTCACAGACATGTGCGACAGTTTCGGAGGCGGATATGGAAAGGAAAAAATCCTGACGATTATGAAAGACAGCCGGGTAGGAGCATATGGAACGATAGGGATCATTTTGCTTTTTGCTTTAAAATTTTATAGTATTCAAACCTTAGGAATGAGTAATCCGGTGGGCGTTTTACTCATTGTTATTTTAGGGCATACAGTAAGCCGTTTTATTGCAGGAACGATGATCTATACCCACGAGTATGTTACCGATATTGATGTAAGCAAATCAAAGCCTTTAGCCAATAAACCGTTGGATAAGATGGCGTTGCTGGTAGGATTTATCAGTGTTTTAATTGCATTTGCCCTGGTTCAGGACTGGTATTTGATTTTTGCTTTTGCGCTCGCTTATTTAGGAAAAATATATATGGGCTGGTATTTTAAAAAACATATCGGAGGGTATACAGGTGATTGTCTGGGATCGGTACAGCAGGTTTGTGAAGTTTTATTTTATTTAGGAACAATCATCGTATGGAAATTCATCTGA
- a CDS encoding ABC transporter ATP-binding protein, whose amino-acid sequence MNTLSINNLSLTYKNGFQAIKDISLDIKNGMFGLLGPNGAGKSSLMKTIVGLQKPTSGTILFNGVDIAKNPDYIKQNLGFLPQDFGVYPKVSAYDLLEHIAILKGIIDKNQRKNQILGLLEKVNLSDFAKKEVHTFSGGMKQRFGVAQALLGNPKIIIVDEPTAGLDPEERNRFNTLLNDISQEVIVILSTHLVEDVRNLCSEMAVMNHGQILRKGNPGTLIAELDNRIWSKSIDKNELESYHSSYEIISRQLLERELYITVFSEESPKDFSPVTPLLEHVYFHTLTQKP is encoded by the coding sequence ATGAATACATTATCCATCAACAACCTTAGCCTTACCTACAAAAATGGATTTCAGGCTATTAAAGACATTTCACTCGACATCAAAAACGGTATGTTCGGGCTTCTTGGTCCCAACGGAGCCGGAAAATCTTCTTTGATGAAAACCATTGTAGGACTTCAGAAACCGACCTCCGGAACAATACTTTTCAACGGAGTGGACATCGCCAAAAACCCTGATTATATTAAGCAGAATCTCGGATTTCTTCCTCAGGATTTCGGAGTATACCCGAAAGTTTCCGCGTACGATCTATTGGAACATATTGCCATATTGAAAGGGATTATTGATAAAAATCAACGTAAAAATCAGATTCTGGGTCTGCTGGAAAAAGTCAACCTTTCTGATTTTGCGAAAAAAGAAGTTCATACCTTTTCTGGCGGAATGAAACAGCGTTTTGGTGTTGCCCAGGCCTTATTAGGAAATCCGAAGATCATCATTGTAGATGAACCTACTGCAGGATTAGATCCTGAGGAACGTAACCGTTTCAATACGCTGCTCAATGATATCAGCCAGGAGGTTATCGTCATTCTGTCCACGCATCTCGTTGAAGATGTCAGAAATCTTTGCTCAGAAATGGCAGTGATGAATCATGGGCAAATCCTCCGAAAAGGAAACCCCGGAACACTCATTGCAGAGCTTGACAACAGAATCTGGTCCAAATCTATCGACAAAAATGAACTGGAAAGCTATCATTCCAGCTATGAAATCATCAGCAGACAGCTTTTGGAAAGAGAGCTTTATATCACTGTATTTTCTGAAGAATCTCCGAAAGACTTCAGCCCTGTAACACCTTTGCTGGAGCACGTTTACTTCCATACACTCACCCAAAAACCTTAA
- a CDS encoding DNA polymerase beta superfamily protein, with translation MTPKILKKIKEIEAARGVEVLLAVESGSRAWGFASPDSDFDIRFIYRHEKDWYLSPWDKDETIEFMTEDDLDGSGWDLRKTFHLLLKSNAVLLSWFYSPIVYKADEGFVELFKPLADACFSPIAVSYHYLSMSKKYLEACRHDEVKLKSYFYCLRTTLTGKWIIEKGTVPPVLFNDLLVLTDEATKRKIEDLITLKATKGESYYHPNDWELFDFLEKTVAENEEKAKSLSGGKADKGEMERIFREILQL, from the coding sequence ATGACACCGAAAATACTTAAAAAAATAAAAGAAATAGAAGCAGCACGGGGCGTGGAAGTCCTTCTTGCTGTAGAATCAGGGAGCAGAGCCTGGGGTTTTGCGTCTCCTGACAGTGATTTTGATATACGTTTTATATACCGTCATGAAAAAGACTGGTATCTTTCTCCCTGGGATAAGGATGAAACGATAGAATTTATGACAGAAGATGATCTGGATGGTTCCGGCTGGGACCTGCGAAAGACGTTTCATCTCTTACTGAAGTCGAATGCGGTTTTGCTGAGCTGGTTTTATTCTCCTATCGTGTATAAAGCGGATGAAGGGTTTGTAGAACTCTTTAAACCTTTGGCTGATGCCTGCTTTTCTCCGATAGCAGTTTCCTATCATTATCTGAGCATGAGCAAGAAATATCTGGAAGCCTGCAGACATGATGAAGTAAAATTAAAAAGTTATTTTTATTGTTTACGAACCACATTAACAGGAAAATGGATCATAGAAAAAGGAACGGTTCCTCCTGTACTGTTCAATGACCTGCTTGTTTTAACGGATGAAGCCACCAAAAGAAAAATAGAAGATCTTATCACCTTAAAAGCAACCAAAGGAGAATCTTACTACCATCCGAACGATTGGGAACTGTTTGATTTTCTGGAGAAAACAGTCGCTGAAAATGAAGAAAAAGCGAAAAGTTTATCTGGGGGAAAAGCGGATAAAGGTGAGATGGAGAGGATTTTTAGGGAGATATTACAATTATAA
- a CDS encoding DUF2975 domain-containing protein: MNQTKIITRILFYICALLSAGYLVTFGYSLFCLMSGFAVTSYKEGQFLHINYPFTEQPFLNIENNYPYMIFSFMLVLITYGIFFWLSARVFKVFFQQKLFTQENIIQLKRFYLYNIFISLPLVIIASFFVEVESIIWGLVFIHFMLGIFCLFLANIFKQGLHLQNEQDLFI; this comes from the coding sequence ATGAACCAGACCAAAATTATTACAAGAATTTTATTCTATATCTGTGCCTTACTTTCGGCCGGATATTTAGTCACTTTTGGGTATTCCTTATTCTGTCTGATGAGCGGATTTGCGGTCACGTCTTATAAAGAAGGCCAGTTCCTTCACATCAATTATCCGTTTACAGAACAACCGTTTCTGAATATCGAAAACAATTATCCTTATATGATCTTTTCCTTTATGTTGGTGCTTATCACTTATGGAATCTTTTTCTGGTTATCTGCCAGGGTTTTCAAAGTGTTTTTCCAACAAAAACTGTTTACTCAGGAAAATATCATTCAGCTTAAGAGATTTTACCTGTACAATATTTTCATTTCGCTTCCTCTGGTTATTATCGCGAGTTTCTTTGTGGAAGTAGAAAGTATCATATGGGGACTGGTGTTTATTCACTTTATGCTTGGAATTTTCTGTCTGTTTCTTGCGAATATCTTTAAGCAAGGACTACATTTGCAAAACGAACAAGACCTATTTATTTAA
- the cobT gene encoding nicotinate-nucleotide--dimethylbenzimidazole phosphoribosyltransferase, producing the protein MLSSELQHKIDFKTKPLGALGHLEHIAHKIGMVQKTTSPQLLNPHMVVFAADHGIAAAGVSAYPQEVTYQMVMNFLGGGAAINVFCRQNGINIKIVDAGVNFDFPEELNLIDKKVRKSSRNILEEPAMTPEEYHQALKNGKSVVNDIAKKGCNIIGFGEMGIGNTSASSLMMSKLFDIPIIHCIGRGTGLNDHQLDNKVSILTQAIEKYPSEMSEDEIAQTFGGLEIAQMIGAIEEAYHHNMLIMVDGFIATVAVATVWKKNPEVLNNCIFCHVSNENAHPQLLGLMREQAILNLNLRLGEGTGCALAYPIIQSAVNFLNEMSSFEDADVSNKN; encoded by the coding sequence ATGTTATCATCAGAATTACAGCATAAAATTGATTTTAAAACAAAACCATTAGGGGCATTAGGACATCTTGAACATATTGCCCACAAAATCGGAATGGTTCAGAAAACCACTTCTCCGCAGTTACTCAACCCTCATATGGTAGTTTTTGCGGCCGATCATGGGATTGCTGCTGCAGGCGTAAGTGCCTATCCACAGGAGGTCACCTATCAGATGGTGATGAACTTCCTTGGCGGAGGTGCTGCCATTAATGTTTTTTGTAGACAGAATGGTATCAACATTAAAATTGTAGATGCAGGAGTGAACTTTGATTTCCCGGAAGAACTGAATCTCATTGATAAAAAAGTAAGAAAATCCAGCCGTAATATTCTGGAAGAACCTGCCATGACTCCTGAAGAATACCATCAGGCGCTTAAAAATGGAAAGTCTGTGGTGAATGATATTGCTAAAAAAGGCTGCAATATCATTGGCTTTGGAGAAATGGGAATCGGGAATACTTCCGCCTCTTCTTTAATGATGAGCAAGCTCTTTGACATTCCGATTATCCATTGTATCGGACGTGGAACGGGACTGAATGATCATCAGTTAGACAATAAGGTCAGTATTTTAACACAAGCCATAGAAAAATATCCTTCTGAAATGTCTGAGGATGAGATTGCCCAGACCTTTGGCGGATTGGAAATAGCCCAGATGATTGGAGCCATAGAAGAAGCTTATCATCACAATATGCTGATCATGGTGGATGGTTTTATCGCAACAGTTGCGGTAGCCACGGTCTGGAAAAAGAATCCTGAAGTATTGAATAACTGTATCTTCTGCCATGTAAGCAATGAAAATGCCCATCCTCAGCTGTTGGGACTGATGAGAGAGCAGGCTATTCTCAATCTGAATCTGCGTCTCGGAGAGGGAACAGGCTGTGCATTGGCTTATCCGATTATTCAAAGTGCCGTTAATTTTCTGAATGAAATGTCAAGTTTCGAAGATGCAGATGTATCAAATAAAAACTAA
- a CDS encoding histidine phosphatase family protein has translation MEIHLIRHTAVDNPENLCYGFAEMSLRKECIEDFKSLDIDGHYDVIVSSPSERCRFLAGYFKFEYQTDERLREMNFGNWELKKWTDIPEEEINPWYKDFVSVKASNGESLLEMQNRVLSFWNEFIQRKDLEKALIITHAGVIRLILQVVLQFPLENMFTIQIDYGRKVIIHVNEGVFSVKKLNV, from the coding sequence ATGGAAATTCATCTGATCCGTCATACTGCTGTGGACAATCCTGAAAACCTGTGTTATGGTTTTGCTGAAATGTCTTTACGGAAAGAGTGTATCGAAGATTTTAAATCGTTGGATATTGATGGTCATTATGATGTAATTGTTTCAAGTCCTTCTGAGCGATGCCGTTTTTTGGCTGGTTATTTTAAATTTGAATACCAAACAGATGAAAGACTTCGCGAAATGAATTTCGGGAACTGGGAATTAAAAAAATGGACGGATATTCCAGAAGAAGAAATCAATCCGTGGTACAAAGATTTTGTTAGTGTAAAAGCATCAAACGGTGAAAGTCTTCTGGAAATGCAAAACCGCGTTCTCAGCTTCTGGAATGAATTCATTCAAAGAAAAGATCTGGAAAAAGCACTTATAATTACGCATGCCGGAGTTATTCGTCTGATCCTTCAGGTGGTGCTTCAGTTTCCACTGGAGAATATGTTTACTATTCAGATTGATTATGGAAGGAAAGTGATCATTCATGTGAATGAAGGAGTTTTTTCTGTTAAAAAGTTGAATGTATAA
- a CDS encoding DNA polymerase beta superfamily protein translates to MTIQDLKNKNLLLFEAISGSRAFGLATENSDTDIRGVYYLPKEDFFGLNYIPQISNETNDLTYYEIGRFVELLQKNNPNILEILASPEDCILYKHPLMDLLKTEDFLSKLCKDTFAGYAVSQIKKAKGLNKKIVNPIDKERKSILDFCFILEGQGSVPLKKWLQEFSVSTGQNGLSQEKCGLINIDHTKGMFALFYDESGTLGYKGVIQNEEANQVSVSSVPKEEKPVAYLFCNLDAYSVYCKDYREYWKWVAERNEERYNVNQTHGQNYDSKNMMHTIRLLQSCEQIFKTGSLTIRVEDRDELLDIKSGNQSYESVMQRAEDLIQSIENHYSTTTLPDSPDLEKTTKILIQIREKLYNHE, encoded by the coding sequence ATGACCATCCAAGACCTAAAAAATAAAAATCTCCTCCTCTTCGAAGCCATTTCCGGAAGCCGGGCTTTTGGGCTGGCAACGGAGAATTCTGATACGGATATCCGCGGGGTGTATTATCTGCCAAAGGAAGATTTCTTTGGACTGAACTATATTCCGCAGATTTCCAATGAAACGAATGATCTTACGTATTATGAAATCGGAAGATTTGTAGAACTGCTTCAGAAAAACAATCCTAATATTCTGGAAATTCTGGCCAGTCCGGAGGATTGTATTCTGTACAAACATCCGCTGATGGATTTATTGAAAACAGAAGATTTTCTTTCAAAGCTGTGCAAAGACACTTTTGCAGGGTATGCTGTTTCGCAGATCAAAAAGGCAAAAGGTCTCAATAAAAAGATTGTAAATCCGATTGATAAAGAAAGAAAATCAATCCTGGACTTCTGTTTTATTTTGGAAGGACAAGGTTCTGTACCATTGAAAAAATGGCTGCAGGAATTCTCTGTGTCTACAGGACAGAATGGTCTCTCACAGGAAAAATGCGGATTGATAAACATTGATCATACCAAGGGAATGTTCGCTTTATTTTATGATGAATCGGGAACATTGGGATATAAAGGAGTTATTCAGAATGAAGAAGCGAATCAGGTTTCTGTATCCTCTGTTCCTAAAGAGGAAAAACCGGTTGCTTACCTGTTTTGTAATCTGGATGCGTATTCTGTGTATTGCAAAGATTACAGGGAATACTGGAAATGGGTGGCTGAGCGCAATGAAGAACGTTACAATGTTAATCAGACTCACGGACAGAATTACGACAGCAAGAATATGATGCACACCATACGACTTCTGCAGTCCTGCGAACAGATTTTTAAAACCGGTTCACTAACGATCCGTGTAGAAGACCGTGATGAACTTTTAGATATCAAAAGTGGCAACCAGTCGTATGAAAGTGTAATGCAAAGGGCAGAAGATCTTATTCAATCTATAGAAAATCATTATTCTACCACCACTCTACCCGACTCTCCGGACCTGGAGAAAACCACAAAAATATTAATTCAGATCAGAGAAAAACTGTATAATCATGAATGA
- a CDS encoding TfoX/Sxy family protein, giving the protein MAYSIELADRVRERLSMENNIEVEEKKMFSGLSFLVNGKMCINISHDNLMCRYDPELEDEVSEKKGFLPMIMKGKQLSGYCYVEPIGFKKADDFEYWIKICLDYNPLAKAAKK; this is encoded by the coding sequence ATGGCTTACAGTATTGAACTTGCAGACCGTGTACGTGAACGGCTTTCAATGGAAAATAATATAGAGGTCGAGGAAAAGAAAATGTTCAGCGGACTGTCTTTTCTGGTGAACGGAAAGATGTGCATCAACATCAGTCATGATAATCTGATGTGCCGTTATGACCCAGAGTTGGAAGATGAGGTTTCGGAGAAGAAAGGTTTTCTCCCAATGATCATGAAAGGGAAACAGTTAAGTGGCTATTGCTATGTAGAACCCATAGGTTTTAAAAAAGCAGATGATTTTGAGTATTGGATTAAAATATGTCTTGATTATAATCCATTGGCGAAGGCGGCGAAGAAATGA
- a CDS encoding MarR family winged helix-turn-helix transcriptional regulator, whose amino-acid sequence MEKLNSIIFYNIDKAIRSYRNYAQRQLKAHGYTITIDQWLIIKAILENPGITQNEIGDLVFKDNASVTRMIDLMVKSEYIIRKVHPEDRRKTNLEVTDSGVKVIKEVQNIVEKNRKTALKGISNEELEVMYSALLKISENCLNPKK is encoded by the coding sequence ATGGAAAAGTTAAATTCAATCATATTCTACAACATAGACAAAGCGATCAGATCTTACAGAAACTATGCTCAACGCCAGCTGAAAGCGCATGGTTACACGATCACTATTGATCAATGGCTTATCATCAAAGCGATTCTGGAAAACCCGGGAATTACCCAGAATGAAATTGGTGATCTGGTTTTTAAGGACAATGCTTCTGTCACGAGAATGATTGATTTAATGGTAAAATCCGAATACATTATCAGAAAAGTTCATCCTGAAGACCGAAGAAAAACCAACCTGGAAGTGACAGATTCAGGGGTAAAAGTGATTAAAGAGGTTCAGAATATCGTAGAAAAGAACCGAAAAACAGCTTTAAAGGGCATCAGCAATGAAGAACTGGAAGTGATGTATTCAGCTTTACTGAAAATTTCAGAAAACTGTCTCAACCCTAAAAAGTAA
- a CDS encoding ABC transporter permease/M1 family aminopeptidase has protein sequence MNAIFLFEAGRSSKHWLTYLVALLLIGMGIFSGNQFNLSVGEGIYLNSPYTIGFMTGMLSLAVIFFATVYALQLLFKDQDSKFDSILFSFPLSKLTYLKGKFYAYFLQTFLSFSFLMTGFIIGQMMRTGSEMQEGFNIVHYLYPLFIFGFINSLFVCSFLFLIAFIVRKKLLIVVGGLLLYVSYMIILLFSNSPFMAGSLPQSLETQQFSALIDPFGLSAYFMEARDLTAHQKNIQLVPFSGYLLFNRILFSFISVGILLLSHRLFSFSNTSGKKVKTLGNTLIFSETNGAEYSTVTPRFNGWSSFRSVLSFTKTDLTYLFKSIAIPAVSILLLFSVGMEMYAEIEKGIRLPQKYASSGLMAATISENFHLLGLLISVYFLNDVYWRSSSSGFSLIENSTYLSKNRLTGHFISISFLLFFFTGIVIIQGIIFQAAYQYFHIDWNAYLGVFLFNTFPLMLFSGLILLINDRIPNKFIALGVSILAVFIVSGPVSGKLIPYPLFRIFSDFKGTYSEFNGYGIYEEAFLQRLLFGTGIISILWMLNSIIKIKKVPVLVCGFSIILLISGIFAGTLFMKGYIPKNEDQAILSSEAYEKNYRKYEKLLQPDITDIATEIKLYPSKNAYQIIGKYTLKNQTNQPINKVLINFNKDLKLESAVIKCGTEISKINKHVTEVSLQKPLRPGKTASLDFKISYQWFAVNGHRSFNAIIEDGSFMRISRYYPTIGYQKDNEIQDEKQRSQFSLGKLTELKKPEAPEVSKRDFINLTMMISTEKKQTAIGTGDLVKKWSQAGRNYFKFKADQIPFRFAVSSAEYKIKSENYKGIFINIFYHQKHFENVNHLLENAKLTLDYCLQNFGTYPFKSINFAEISSFTRGFAATAYPSAVFMPEDMVFHANILADKKQDVINELAGHELSHLWWGSSQIDPDDREGSVMLTETLAMYTEMMLYKKMHGKEKMMERINVHQQIYDNEKGLSENVPIYKATGDVPHISYSKGAAAMVQLSNLIGEDKVNLALKNFLNNNQYPKKPGSSDLINEFYNVAPDISTRKQIDRLFKTTENIRFTSGSKTASVKTKSKESGNSF, from the coding sequence ATGAACGCGATATTCTTATTTGAAGCCGGACGCTCTTCCAAGCACTGGCTCACCTATCTTGTGGCCTTACTTTTAATAGGAATGGGCATCTTTTCTGGCAATCAGTTCAATCTTTCAGTAGGAGAAGGGATTTATTTAAACTCTCCCTACACCATTGGTTTTATGACCGGAATGCTGAGCCTTGCCGTGATTTTTTTCGCTACGGTTTATGCATTGCAGCTGCTTTTTAAAGATCAGGATTCAAAATTTGACAGTATTCTGTTTTCATTCCCATTGTCAAAACTCACTTACCTGAAAGGGAAATTCTATGCTTATTTTTTACAGACGTTTTTAAGTTTTTCTTTCCTAATGACAGGATTTATCATAGGTCAGATGATGCGGACGGGAAGTGAAATGCAGGAAGGTTTTAACATTGTCCATTATTTATACCCTTTATTCATATTCGGTTTTATCAACAGTTTATTTGTCTGCAGTTTCCTTTTTCTCATTGCATTTATTGTCAGGAAAAAACTGCTGATTGTAGTAGGCGGACTGCTTCTGTATGTTTCTTACATGATTATCCTGCTGTTTTCCAATTCACCCTTTATGGCGGGAAGTCTTCCCCAGTCACTGGAAACGCAACAGTTTTCGGCTTTAATAGATCCTTTTGGATTATCCGCTTATTTTATGGAAGCCCGTGATCTCACAGCTCATCAGAAAAATATTCAACTGGTACCTTTCTCTGGTTATCTTTTGTTTAACAGAATTTTATTCTCTTTTATATCTGTTGGAATTCTTCTGCTTTCACATAGATTATTTTCTTTCTCCAATACCTCAGGAAAGAAAGTAAAAACATTAGGAAATACTCTTATATTTTCGGAAACAAATGGAGCTGAATACTCCACTGTTACACCCAGATTCAATGGATGGAGTTCTTTCCGGTCCGTATTGTCCTTTACAAAAACCGATCTTACCTATTTGTTTAAAAGCATTGCCATTCCTGCTGTATCGATTCTTTTATTATTCTCTGTGGGAATGGAAATGTATGCCGAAATTGAAAAAGGCATCCGTCTTCCGCAGAAGTATGCGAGTTCAGGTCTTATGGCGGCCACCATTTCAGAAAACTTCCATTTGCTTGGACTTCTTATTTCCGTTTATTTTTTAAACGATGTCTACTGGAGAAGTTCTTCTTCAGGATTTTCTCTGATTGAAAACAGTACCTATTTATCAAAAAACAGATTAACCGGCCATTTCATTTCCATCAGTTTTCTGCTGTTTTTCTTCACCGGAATTGTAATTATTCAGGGCATTATTTTTCAGGCGGCTTATCAGTATTTTCATATTGATTGGAATGCTTATCTCGGTGTTTTTCTTTTCAATACTTTCCCATTGATGCTGTTTTCCGGATTGATTCTTTTGATAAATGACAGAATTCCCAACAAATTCATAGCCCTTGGAGTTTCCATTCTTGCCGTTTTTATAGTATCAGGTCCGGTTTCAGGGAAATTGATACCCTACCCTCTTTTCAGAATATTCTCAGATTTTAAAGGGACTTACAGTGAGTTTAACGGCTATGGAATCTATGAAGAAGCTTTTCTACAAAGACTTTTATTCGGAACAGGGATTATCAGTATTTTATGGATGCTCAACAGCATTATAAAAATTAAAAAAGTTCCTGTACTTGTATGTGGCTTCAGTATCATTCTGCTCATCTCAGGAATCTTTGCCGGAACATTGTTTATGAAAGGTTATATCCCAAAAAATGAAGATCAGGCTATTCTAAGCTCGGAAGCATATGAAAAAAACTATCGAAAGTATGAAAAACTTCTACAGCCGGATATCACCGATATTGCTACAGAAATTAAACTGTATCCTTCGAAAAATGCTTATCAGATCATTGGAAAATATACCCTTAAAAATCAAACCAATCAACCTATCAATAAGGTCCTGATCAATTTTAATAAAGATTTAAAACTGGAATCTGCTGTGATAAAGTGTGGTACTGAAATCTCAAAAATTAATAAGCATGTTACAGAAGTTTCATTACAAAAGCCTCTCCGGCCTGGTAAAACAGCTTCTCTTGATTTTAAAATCTCCTATCAATGGTTTGCGGTCAACGGACACCGGTCTTTCAATGCCATTATTGAAGACGGATCTTTTATGAGGATCAGCAGGTATTACCCAACAATTGGATATCAGAAGGATAATGAAATTCAGGATGAAAAACAACGCAGCCAATTCAGCCTTGGAAAACTTACTGAACTGAAGAAACCGGAAGCCCCTGAAGTTTCAAAAAGGGATTTTATCAATCTTACGATGATGATTTCCACCGAAAAGAAACAAACAGCCATAGGAACAGGAGATCTTGTCAAAAAATGGTCACAGGCCGGGCGCAACTATTTCAAGTTTAAAGCAGATCAGATTCCTTTCCGGTTTGCCGTTTCATCTGCTGAATATAAGATCAAAAGCGAGAACTATAAAGGAATTTTCATCAATATCTTTTATCATCAGAAACACTTTGAGAATGTGAATCACCTTCTTGAAAACGCAAAGCTTACTTTAGATTACTGCCTGCAGAATTTCGGGACTTACCCTTTTAAAAGCATCAACTTTGCGGAGATTTCTTCTTTTACCAGAGGTTTTGCGGCTACAGCCTATCCTTCTGCTGTTTTTATGCCTGAGGATATGGTTTTCCACGCCAATATTCTGGCGGATAAGAAACAGGATGTCATCAATGAGCTGGCAGGTCATGAACTTTCCCATCTCTGGTGGGGCAGCAGCCAGATCGACCCTGATGACAGAGAAGGTTCTGTGATGCTTACTGAAACCCTCGCCATGTATACCGAAATGATGCTCTACAAAAAAATGCATGGCAAAGAAAAAATGATGGAAAGAATCAACGTACATCAGCAGATCTATGACAATGAAAAAGGACTGTCTGAAAATGTACCGATCTACAAAGCGACCGGAGACGTACCTCATATTTCATATTCCAAAGGGGCTGCAGCAATGGTACAGTTGAGTAACTTAATCGGTGAAGATAAAGTGAACCTGGCTTTGAAAAATTTCCTCAATAATAATCAATATCCAAAGAAACCTGGTTCATCGGATCTGATCAATGAGTTTTACAACGTTGCTCCGGATATTTCCACCAGAAAACAAATCGACAGATTATTCAAAACCACAGAAAATATAAGGTTTACTTCAGGATCTAAAACTGCTTCTGTAAAGACAAAATCCAAAGAATCCGGTAACAGTTTTTAA
- a CDS encoding helix-turn-helix domain-containing protein — protein sequence MPIIVNLDVMLAKRKMQSKELAEKLGITPVNLSILKTGKAKGVRFDTLEAICKILECQPGDILEYKE from the coding sequence ATGCCAATTATAGTCAACTTAGATGTGATGCTTGCCAAACGAAAAATGCAGAGTAAAGAATTGGCAGAAAAACTGGGTATCACGCCCGTGAACCTCTCTATCCTTAAAACCGGCAAAGCCAAAGGTGTCCGTTTCGATACTTTGGAAGCCATCTGCAAAATCCTGGAATGCCAGCCGGGAGATATTCTTGAATATAAAGAGTAG